In one Methanobrevibacter arboriphilus genomic region, the following are encoded:
- a CDS encoding transglutaminase-like domain-containing protein, with amino-acid sequence MNLENLRITRKMGSVDMLFRIFILFSFIILLFLSLTSVNSADFDDIRQTIDLTDSGKTITLQNTTYNGNGSQIQISKNITIQGPSGQYATLDAKGESRIIKTGNNTVVTFRRIIFKNGFLEGTGAGSAIRAGGQVIIENCTFLNNQGESGTAVFLSPDADNSRINNCIFKGNKGIYAGEDDWVEGAAIDVHAGHVNITNSIFENNQALDTGGAINFAIQSIGSQLINCNFTNNTAPTGGAIKILNTDILIRNCKFINNKVNGSGGAVYIRNSKVKLENSIFTSNSANTNGGAIYNDLYNTSTTGYLNISSSNFKDNNAFNGGAIYSKNILNIKNSNFTNNQATNNGGVIYSSNITILINTSSLVNNSATNGGGIYSSSSNITANYNYIANNNGNKYVYITGSSTLIDLSYNWWGDNNNPLINHVTNTSNVVLSDYYTVNVKLVSLNGDLATFNYFLTLKNSEISLGSDYLPAFYGDYYNGTNHTRFQANTQKTITTNLNSDKLFKVSVDDFVGYLVVFVNDIYGDDFYSGDSWESSLKSLKKAVNLVIDGGYVYIASSVYNGVNNTNILIDKDLNIIGVNDNEGCVVFDGENKFSIFKILNADVKINNITFINGNSDNGGVIYSDNSNLTIKDSNFLNNTATNYGGVIAINGGGYFNLSNIKFSNNHATYGAGIYLKNTNNFNLYSSVFENNTGGIGQSIYLDKDNNGFNVSYSLFLDNGNNIVFSNGSNNGYFDYNWWGDNNYTNHTNLKVNSCYTAIFTNNNTFNTVVGDNCTIFYSFHLNNTINKGNINLLPDFNVSLYYNDIFLDSLNVKEDKTFKFLLKHVYNNLSIFTNNRVFFLEYLVGKGKLEIENLTILVDKINYADNITLKIDLKDNFTGKLNITLKTANKTDSDALTREISFINGIGYFNYVITLLTNVSFDIQGTNNIDYNNTNNISTWSFVKYELNISNIIIQNFNYGDDLNINIDLYLSSLNPNITQVFNVTVNGETREISFINNYGIWVHRVTQAGTVKFNVNLEEDDYYYSANKNTSKFFNCTFYIDSVNGDNSNIGTSPDKSFKDFKHALNLLISGGTIYVLKGKYTGENNTNITIKKDVNLYGLDNIIFTTKNNNIRVFTVENGLLYIANIIFSNISFNGEGGAIYTTNKGRIEIIDSKFINNNINGNGLIYLNSTENIINRTEFINNTAINGGAIFIEGDNNIIVSSSFVDNTADYNGGAISIDGDGNIVGYTRFFNNGDNTLKQVYNSGYGSNLSFNWWGDNFNPLSAHINNTGNIISFNYYKVVFKDLGNGLFSYQLATDYGNSEGVSNFLSFNGSFKDKMSPISDLFKANTDLKEILVNGSLGFVMFNVDNWNNMMIFVNGTGGSDTNNGTDWNVAVKTIKRALELVVDEGTIYIAGNITYKSLANLNQTIAKNITIIGASSYSGGAIILDGEKNPDINVFTIIDSIVTLKELVFRNINGTAINSINSKLELLKCEFTNSTGVNGLIDLNNSFIYLNDTKFSLTNGKLINSLNSNLKFNNTLFNSVKSDNNVIYALKTHLIFDNIEFTNIDGKNSIVFVDSGNIHVFNSNFINNNISAFYTNNSDLAIQNSLFENISLNNSDIGLIHVVNGNLTVNNTVFKTIRNGLVLYLNNSKLILTSSNFINNDLKDNNLIYSTTGELKFNRVNFISDTTNNNLIFTNNSYLYINSSVFENIFVDGSVIFNTHSSSNFNNVSFSNITLIDGNIVNDLNGGLYFNDIIFQDIANGTLLYTNNSSFNIENSRFKKLKGNLRVFESVNSDLNIINLIFEEINSTANLFYVIGGDLSFKNPVFEGIVFENDFFLFYTNNSNVNIDNFVFNSTIKGKLINIHGGIVNINNSVFKNFNNSNIINNNGKLNIFNSNFTNIHSNGVIYNNGVLNIVDSLFNDINSNDESVIFNNGFLVVSGSVFENISSNGDGGVIYSTNTLNIVSSNFTNNKAVNGGVIYSIGFVTIDSSLFVGNYAENEGGTVYLGQSWINISYSQFKNNSATKGGVIYSESILNILASKFENNSATNGGAIYSTNSLNIKGGGITNNNADYGSGIYNSGILNLSSIYVSGNEAEISGIEVFSDDSSYSGSSLIVEASLYSGDNLLNFVFSESPDVYIDRNKQTLSDLSINTVITLKFEDNVYSAKTGNDGVANFIISMPLVLKSTFVTISVIFLHRGIEFSDSNEIEIIGSDEEGEFDDFDDFIFDDEFLVESKSNKGSISSPNSQSSSISSSKSSTAKLTSAEIKKYTKGFTKTKSYKEGYVASGSGMKWTKVDWNKSIHNYPAGLRKVSFSVYHKKVKYSYSKYKKTTKDKKGNTVYYKSYLTGKKKKSQKYLIVKETWKKKTKKVNKYDNPYLKKSTNCEVKNKTIKDKAKEITKKYKTRYYKANAIWNWVRKNIKYNENHHYSAFKTLTKKSGSCQGHSNLIVAMCRALGIPAKYESKFRYNTKTNKHEAHVWALVYVNNKWYVADGTIKKYFEYPLGTLNTAWTDSKNPDYKYMQYYGHDFQYDYKYTSWSSICNRLTGKSHRDTNITHVK; translated from the coding sequence ATGAATTTAGAAAATTTGAGAATAACACGGAAAATGGGAAGTGTTGATATGTTGTTTCGTATTTTTATTCTATTTTCTTTTATAATTTTACTTTTTTTATCTTTAACATCGGTTAATAGTGCTGATTTTGATGATATTCGTCAAACTATTGATTTAACTGATTCAGGTAAGACAATAACACTTCAAAACACTACTTATAATGGTAATGGTTCTCAAATACAAATTAGTAAAAATATTACTATTCAGGGGCCTAGTGGTCAGTATGCTACACTTGATGCTAAAGGTGAAAGTCGTATTATAAAGACTGGTAATAATACTGTTGTTACTTTTAGGAGGATTATTTTTAAAAATGGTTTTCTTGAAGGCACTGGTGCTGGTTCAGCTATTCGTGCAGGTGGACAGGTAATTATTGAAAATTGCACCTTCCTTAACAATCAAGGAGAATCAGGAACAGCTGTATTTTTATCTCCAGATGCAGATAACTCTAGGATAAACAACTGTATATTTAAAGGAAATAAAGGTATATATGCTGGTGAGGATGATTGGGTTGAAGGTGCTGCTATTGATGTTCATGCAGGACATGTTAACATTACAAATTCTATTTTTGAAAACAATCAGGCACTTGATACTGGAGGAGCAATTAATTTCGCTATTCAAAGTATAGGTTCTCAATTGATTAACTGTAATTTCACAAATAACACTGCGCCTACTGGTGGAGCAATAAAAATCCTCAATACTGATATTCTTATTCGTAATTGTAAATTCATAAATAATAAAGTAAATGGATCTGGTGGAGCTGTATATATTAGAAATTCTAAAGTCAAATTAGAAAACTCAATATTCACTTCTAACTCTGCAAACACTAATGGTGGAGCAATCTATAATGATTTATACAATACTTCAACTACTGGTTATTTGAATATTTCTTCTTCGAACTTTAAAGATAATAATGCTTTTAATGGCGGAGCAATATATTCCAAAAACATCCTAAATATTAAAAACTCTAACTTCACAAATAACCAAGCAACAAATAATGGAGGAGTAATCTATTCATCCAACATTACAATACTTATAAACACGTCATCACTTGTTAACAACTCTGCAACAAATGGAGGAGGAATATACTCAAGCTCTTCAAACATAACAGCCAATTATAATTATATAGCTAATAATAATGGTAATAAGTATGTTTATATTACTGGATCAAGCACTCTTATTGATTTATCTTATAATTGGTGGGGTGATAACAATAATCCATTAATTAACCATGTTACTAACACTAGTAACGTTGTTTTAAGTGATTATTATACTGTTAATGTTAAACTTGTTAGTTTAAATGGTGATTTAGCTACTTTTAATTATTTTTTAACTCTAAAAAATAGTGAAATCTCACTTGGCTCAGATTATTTACCAGCTTTTTATGGTGATTACTATAATGGAACCAACCATACTCGATTTCAAGCTAATACACAAAAAACAATAACCACAAATTTAAATAGTGACAAGCTATTTAAAGTTAGTGTTGATGACTTTGTAGGATATCTTGTTGTTTTTGTTAATGATATTTATGGTGATGACTTTTATAGTGGTGATTCCTGGGAATCTAGTCTTAAAAGCTTGAAAAAAGCAGTAAATCTTGTAATTGATGGAGGGTATGTTTATATAGCTTCATCAGTTTACAATGGAGTGAATAATACTAATATTCTGATTGATAAGGATTTAAATATTATTGGTGTTAATGATAATGAAGGTTGTGTTGTTTTTGATGGTGAAAATAAATTTAGTATTTTTAAAATCCTAAATGCAGATGTGAAAATTAATAATATTACATTTATTAATGGTAATAGTGATAATGGTGGAGTTATTTATTCTGATAATTCTAATTTAACAATAAAAGACTCAAATTTCTTAAATAATACGGCTACTAATTATGGTGGGGTAATAGCCATCAATGGTGGAGGTTATTTTAACCTATCTAATATTAAATTTTCTAATAATCATGCTACTTATGGAGCTGGAATTTACTTAAAAAATACTAATAACTTTAACTTATACTCATCAGTCTTTGAAAATAATACTGGAGGTATTGGTCAATCAATATACCTTGATAAAGATAATAATGGTTTTAATGTTTCATACTCCTTGTTTTTAGATAATGGTAATAACATTGTTTTTTCCAATGGTTCTAATAATGGTTACTTTGATTATAATTGGTGGGGAGATAATAATTACACTAATCACACTAATTTAAAAGTAAATAGCTGTTATACTGCAATTTTCACCAATAATAATACTTTTAATACTGTTGTTGGTGATAATTGCACAATATTTTATTCTTTTCACTTAAATAATACAATAAATAAAGGAAATATAAACCTTCTACCTGATTTTAATGTTTCACTCTACTACAATGATATATTCCTTGATTCATTAAATGTAAAAGAAGATAAAACATTTAAATTCCTATTAAAGCATGTTTATAATAATCTTTCTATTTTTACAAATAATAGGGTGTTCTTTTTAGAGTATTTGGTTGGTAAAGGTAAATTGGAAATTGAAAACCTCACTATATTGGTTGATAAAATTAATTATGCTGATAATATAACTTTAAAGATAGATTTAAAAGATAATTTCACAGGAAAACTAAACATAACACTCAAAACAGCTAATAAAACTGATAGTGATGCTTTAACAAGAGAAATAAGCTTTATCAATGGTATTGGTTATTTTAATTATGTTATAACTTTATTAACTAATGTTTCATTTGATATTCAGGGAACCAACAATATAGATTACAATAATACTAATAATATTAGTACTTGGAGTTTTGTTAAGTATGAATTAAATATAAGTAATATTATTATTCAAAATTTTAACTATGGGGATGATTTGAATATTAATATTGACTTATATCTTTCTTCTCTTAACCCTAATATTACTCAAGTATTTAATGTTACTGTTAATGGTGAAACAAGGGAAATAAGCTTTATTAATAATTATGGTATTTGGGTTCATAGAGTAACACAGGCAGGAACAGTAAAATTTAATGTTAATTTAGAAGAGGATGATTATTACTATTCTGCAAATAAAAACACTAGTAAATTCTTCAATTGTACTTTTTATATAGATTCTGTCAATGGTGATAACAGTAACATTGGAACCAGTCCAGATAAATCTTTCAAAGATTTTAAACATGCATTAAATCTACTTATTAGTGGTGGGACAATATATGTACTAAAAGGAAAATATACTGGAGAAAATAATACTAATATAACCATTAAAAAAGATGTAAACCTCTATGGACTAGATAATATCATATTCACCACAAAAAATAATAATATAAGGGTTTTTACTGTAGAAAACGGTTTATTATACATAGCTAATATTATATTTTCTAATATTTCTTTTAATGGTGAGGGAGGAGCAATATATACAACCAATAAAGGCCGCATTGAAATTATTGATTCCAAATTCATAAATAACAATATTAATGGTAATGGATTAATCTATCTTAACTCAACTGAAAACATTATAAACAGAACAGAATTCATTAATAATACAGCTATTAATGGAGGAGCTATTTTTATAGAAGGTGACAATAATATTATAGTTTCTTCATCTTTTGTTGATAACACAGCAGATTATAATGGAGGAGCTATAAGTATTGATGGTGATGGCAATATTGTTGGTTATACTAGATTCTTTAATAATGGGGATAATACTTTAAAACAAGTTTATAATTCTGGTTATGGTTCTAATTTATCTTTTAATTGGTGGGGAGATAATTTTAATCCTTTAAGTGCTCATATTAATAATACTGGTAATATTATTTCTTTTAATTATTACAAAGTAGTTTTTAAAGATCTAGGAAATGGATTATTCTCTTATCAATTAGCTACTGATTATGGAAATTCTGAGGGAGTTTCTAACTTTTTATCATTTAATGGTTCTTTTAAAGATAAAATGTCTCCTATTTCAGATTTGTTTAAAGCCAACACTGATTTAAAAGAAATACTTGTTAATGGTAGTCTTGGTTTTGTAATGTTTAATGTTGATAATTGGAACAATATGATGATTTTTGTCAATGGAACAGGAGGATCTGACACAAATAATGGAACCGACTGGAATGTTGCAGTAAAAACAATAAAAAGAGCATTAGAATTAGTTGTTGATGAAGGAACAATATATATTGCAGGAAACATTACTTATAAATCACTTGCTAATTTGAATCAGACTATAGCTAAAAATATTACCATCATTGGAGCTTCTAGTTATAGTGGAGGAGCTATAATCTTAGATGGTGAGAAAAATCCAGATATTAATGTTTTCACAATTATTGATTCAATAGTTACCCTCAAAGAATTGGTTTTCAGAAATATTAACGGAACAGCTATTAATAGTATTAATTCTAAATTAGAATTATTAAAATGTGAATTTACAAACAGTACAGGAGTTAATGGATTAATAGATTTAAATAATTCTTTCATTTATTTGAATGATACAAAATTTAGTTTAACTAATGGTAAATTGATTAATTCTCTTAACAGTAATTTAAAATTTAATAATACTTTATTTAATAGTGTTAAGTCTGATAATAATGTTATTTATGCTTTGAAAACTCATTTAATCTTTGATAACATAGAATTTACTAATATTGATGGTAAAAATTCTATTGTCTTTGTTGATAGTGGGAATATTCATGTTTTTAATTCAAATTTCATAAATAATAATATTAGTGCTTTTTATACTAATAATAGTGATTTAGCTATTCAAAATAGTTTATTTGAAAATATTAGCCTTAATAATAGTGATATTGGTCTTATTCATGTTGTTAATGGGAATTTAACTGTCAATAATACTGTTTTTAAAACTATTAGAAATGGATTGGTTTTATATTTAAATAATTCTAAACTTATTTTAACAAGTTCCAATTTTATAAATAATGACTTAAAGGATAATAATCTTATCTATTCAACTACTGGTGAATTGAAATTTAATAGGGTTAATTTTATTAGTGATACTACTAATAATAATCTTATTTTCACTAATAATAGTTATTTATATATAAATTCTAGTGTGTTTGAGAATATCTTCGTTGATGGTTCTGTTATTTTTAATACTCATAGTAGTTCAAATTTTAATAATGTTTCATTCTCTAATATTACTTTAATCGATGGTAATATTGTTAATGATCTTAATGGAGGATTATATTTTAATGATATTATTTTTCAGGATATAGCTAATGGAACATTATTATATACTAATAATTCAAGTTTTAATATTGAAAATAGTAGATTTAAAAAACTTAAAGGAAACTTACGTGTTTTTGAAAGTGTTAATAGTGATTTGAATATTATTAATTTGATTTTTGAAGAGATTAATTCAACAGCTAACTTGTTTTATGTTATTGGTGGTGATTTAAGTTTTAAAAATCCAGTATTTGAGGGTATTGTTTTTGAAAATGATTTTTTCTTGTTTTATACTAATAATTCTAATGTGAATATTGATAATTTTGTTTTTAACTCAACTATCAAAGGAAAACTCATTAATATTCATGGTGGAATTGTAAATATTAATAATTCTGTATTTAAAAATTTTAATAACTCTAATATTATTAATAATAATGGAAAACTCAACATATTTAATTCTAATTTCACAAATATTCATAGTAATGGTGTTATTTATAATAATGGTGTTTTAAACATCGTTGATTCATTATTTAATGATATTAATTCTAATGATGAAAGTGTGATTTTTAATAATGGTTTTTTAGTTGTTTCTGGTTCTGTTTTTGAAAATATTAGTTCTAATGGCGATGGTGGAGTGATATACTCTACAAACACTCTTAATATTGTATCTTCTAATTTTACTAATAATAAGGCAGTTAATGGTGGGGTTATTTATTCTATTGGTTTTGTGACTATTGATTCTTCATTATTTGTAGGTAATTATGCTGAAAATGAAGGGGGTACTGTTTATCTTGGTCAAAGTTGGATTAATATTAGTTATTCTCAATTTAAAAATAATAGTGCTACAAAAGGTGGAGTAATATATTCTGAAAGTATTTTGAATATTTTGGCTTCTAAATTTGAAAATAACTCAGCAACAAACGGAGGAGCAATATATTCAACTAATTCTTTAAATATTAAAGGTGGAGGTATTACTAATAACAATGCAGATTATGGAAGTGGAATCTATAATTCAGGTATTTTGAATTTATCAAGTATTTATGTTAGTGGGAATGAAGCTGAAATCTCTGGTATTGAAGTCTTTTCTGATGATTCATCATATTCAGGTAGTAGCTTAATAGTAGAGGCAAGTTTGTATTCTGGTGATAATTTACTTAATTTTGTTTTTAGTGAAAGTCCTGATGTATACATTGATCGCAACAAACAAACACTTTCAGATTTATCTATAAATACTGTTATAACATTAAAATTTGAGGATAATGTTTATAGTGCGAAAACTGGTAATGATGGTGTAGCTAATTTCATTATTTCTATGCCTTTAGTGTTAAAATCAACATTTGTTACTATTTCAGTTATTTTTCTTCATAGAGGAATTGAATTTTCTGATTCAAATGAAATAGAAATTATTGGTTCTGATGAAGAAGGAGAATTTGATGATTTTGATGATTTTATATTTGATGATGAATTTTTAGTTGAAAGCAAGTCAAATAAGGGTTCTATTAGTAGTCCTAACTCTCAATCTAGTTCTATAAGTAGTTCTAAATCTTCTACTGCTAAATTAACTTCAGCTGAAATTAAGAAATATACAAAAGGATTTACTAAAACAAAATCTTATAAAGAAGGTTATGTTGCTAGTGGAAGTGGAATGAAATGGACTAAAGTTGATTGGAACAAATCTATTCATAATTATCCTGCAGGTTTGAGAAAAGTTAGTTTTTCTGTTTATCATAAAAAAGTAAAATATTCTTATTCTAAATATAAAAAGACTACTAAGGATAAAAAAGGAAATACTGTATATTATAAGTCTTATCTTACAGGAAAAAAGAAAAAAAGTCAAAAATATCTAATTGTGAAAGAAACATGGAAGAAAAAGACTAAGAAAGTAAACAAATATGATAATCCTTATTTGAAAAAATCAACAAACTGTGAAGTCAAAAATAAAACAATAAAAGATAAAGCAAAAGAAATAACAAAAAAATATAAGACTAGATATTATAAAGCAAATGCAATTTGGAATTGGGTTAGAAAAAATATTAAATACAATGAAAATCATCATTATTCTGCATTTAAAACATTGACTAAAAAATCAGGAAGTTGTCAGGGTCATTCAAATTTAATAGTTGCTATGTGCAGGGCATTAGGAATTCCAGCAAAATATGAATCTAAATTCAGATATAATACAAAAACAAATAAACATGAAGCACATGTATGGGCTTTAGTATATGTTAATAATAAGTGGTATGTTGCTGATGGAACTATAAAGAAGTACTTTGAATATCCTCTTGGAACTTTAAATACTGCTTGGACAGATTCTAAGAATCCTGATTATAAATATATGCAGTATTATGGGCATGATTTCCAATATGACTATAAATATACCTCATGGAGTTCCATCTGTAATAGATTAACTGGTAAAAGTCATAGGGATACTAATATTACACATGTTAAATGA